A section of the Triticum dicoccoides isolate Atlit2015 ecotype Zavitan chromosome 7A, WEW_v2.0, whole genome shotgun sequence genome encodes:
- the LOC119328605 gene encoding polyadenylate-binding protein-interacting protein 8-like — protein sequence MVAVAAEGPIRADAVPAAAAGAGAERADAAAAGGAAAAKAREDEVREYKSDVRKLEELFKKLNPSAEEFVPLSRRQGDGARRLSADAPVFVSPAIDYYAPHHPFQHQQMHVLQVVGGGGGGGRDSSSDGSANGQPNRRRRNGFNQGRRRMGVRPRRTDREDSVRRTVYVSDIDQHVTEQKLAEVFSNCGQVVDCRICGDPNSVMRFAFIEFADDVGARAALTLGGTILGFYPVRVLPSKTAILPVNPKFLPRTEDEKEMVSRTVYCTNIDKNVPEDFVKNFFEGICGEVARLRLLGDYVHATCIAFVEFVQAEGAILALNCSGMLLGSLPVRVSPSKTPVRPRSPRAMSH from the exons ATGGTTGCCGTGGCGGCCGAGGGCCCGATCCGCGCCGACgccgtgccggcggcggcggccggggcgggCGCGGAGAGGGCCGATGCGGCGGCCGCGGGAGGCGCCGCGGCGGCCAAGGCCAGGGAGGACGAGGTCAGGGAGTACAAGAGTGACGTCAGGAAGCTCGAGGAGCTGTTCAAGAAGCTGAACCCCTCCGCGGAGGAGTTCGTGCCGCTCTCCCGCCGCCAGGGGGACGGCGCCCGCCGCCTGTCGGCAGACGCGCCCGTCTTCGTCTCGCCCGCGATCGACTACTACGCGCCCCACCACCCGTTCCAGCATCAGCAGATGCACGTGCTGCAGGTGGTCGGTGGCGGAGGCGGAGGGGGCAGGGACTCCAGCAGCGACGGATCCGCCAACGGCCAGCCGAATCGACGG agaaggaatggCTTCAACCAGGGGAGACGTAGGATGGGAGTTCGGCCCCGGCGAACTGATAGGGAGGATAGTGTACGGCGAACTGTCTATGTCTCAGACATTGATCAACAT GTCACTGAACAGAAACTTGCTGAGGTTTTCTCAAACTGTGGTCAA GTGGTAGATTGCCGTATCTGTGGTGATCCAAACTCAGTGATGCGTTTTGCTTTTATCGAGTTCGCTGATGATG TCGGTGCAAGAGCAGCTTTAACGCTTGGTGGAACCATTCTTGGTTTTTATCCTGTCAGAGTTCTGCCATCTAAGACTGCTATTTTGCCTGTGAACCCCAAATTTCTTCCTCGA ACGGAGGATGAGAAAGAAATGGTATCAAGGACTGTGTACTGTACTAACATTGACAAAAAT GTTCCAGAGGATTTTGTGAAGAATTTCTTTGAGGGAATTTGTGGGGAG GTTGCTCGACTGAGGCTGCTCGGTGATTATGTGCATGCCACATGCATTGCCTTTGTTGAGTTTGTTCAG GCAGAAGGAGCAATTTTGGCCCTGAACTGCAGTGGCATGCTTCTTGGCTCGCTTCCTGTCAG GGTGAGCCCATCCAAGACCCCAGTGCGTCCCCGTTCGCCTCGTGCGATGTCGCACTGA